The genome window ACATCGTAGTGTTCGTCAATGGTCTGCCGCTTGCCGTCATCGAACTGAAGAACCCCGCCGATGAGGAGGCGACGATCTGGACGGCCTTCCAGCAGATCCAAACCTACAAGAACGAGATCCCTTCGCTCTTCGCCTACAACGCAGCCCTGGTCGTTTCGGACGGCGTCGAGGCCCGCATCGGCACCATCACGGCCGACTGGGAACGGTTTATGCCCTGGCGCACCATTGAGGGCGACACGGTGGCGCCGGATACCCTGCCTCAACTGGAGGTGCTGCTGCGCGGGGTCTTCGAGAAGCGCCGCTTCCTCGACCTTTTGCGTTACTTCATCGTCTTTGAGGACCTGCCGGGCGGGGCCATAGCAAAGAAAATGGCCGGCTACCACCAGTTCCACGCGGTTAACGTCGCCGTACAGGAAACGTTCCGGGCATTGCGCCGTCCAAAGGCCGAACAAGAGTTTCGCGAGCAGGCCGGGCGCTACGAGGCTGGCTACCAGCCCGGCGGCAACCCTGGAGACGGGCGCATAGGCGTTATCTGGCACACCCAGGGTTCGGGCAAAAGCCTGACGATGGTCTTCTACGCGGGGCGCCTCATCCTTCACCCGGCGATGGAGAATCCGACCATTGTGGTGATTACCGACCGCAACGACCTGGACGATCAGCTTTTCGGTACTTTCGCCCGTTGCCAGGAAATCCTGCGCCAGGCACCCGTGCAGGCCGAAAGCCGCGCCGACCTGCGGGCCAAACTCCAGGTGGATTCGGGCGGGGTAATATTCACCACCATCCAGAAGTTCCTGCCCGAAGAGGAAGGGGACCGCTACCCGCTCCTCTCCGAACGTCACAACATCGTGGTCATCGCCGACGAGGCCCACCGCAGCCAGTATGACTTCGTTGACGGTTTTGCCCGCCACATGCGCGACGCCCTGCCGAACGCGTCTTTTATCGCCTTTACCGGCACGCCTATCGAGCTCACCGACCGCAACACGCGGGCCGTGTTTGGCGATTACATCAGCATCTACGACATCCAGCAGGCGGTGAGAGACGGGGCTACCGTACCAATCTACTATGAGAGCCGCCTGGCAAAGATCGAGCTTGACGCGGCCGAACGCCCGCGGATCGACCCGGAATTCGAGGAGGTCACCGAGGGTGAGGAGGTAGAGCGCAAGGAGCGGCTAAAGCGCAAGTGGGCGCAGCTTGAGGCGCTGGTCGGTACCGAGAAGCGCTTGCGTCTCGTTGCCCGGGACCTAGTGGAACACTTCGAGCGGCGCCTTGAAGCAATGGACGGCAAGGCCATGGTAGTGTGCATGAGCCGCCGCATCTGCGTGGACCTTTATAACCAGATTGTGGCGCTGCGCCCGGAATGGCACCGCGAGGATGACCACAAGGGCGTCATCAAGGTGGTAATGACCGGCAGGGCTTCCGACCCCGCCGAGTGGCAGCAGCATATCCGCAACAAACCCCGCCGCGAGGCGCTTGCCCAGCGATTCCGCGACCCCAAAGACCCCTTCAAGATCGTCATCGTGCGCGATATGTGGCTGACCGGCTTCGATGCGCCATGCCTGCACACCATGTACGTGGACAAACCGATGCGCGGCCACGGCCTGCTGCAAGCCATCGCGCGCGTCAACCGCGTTTTCCGCGACAAGCCCGGCGGCCTGGTGGTGGACTACATCGGGCTGGCCAATGAACTCCGCGAGGCGCTTACGACCTATACCGCCAGCGGCGGCACCGGGCGAACGGCCATTGACCAGTCTGAGGCGGTAGCGGTCATGCTCGAGAAATACGAAGTCTGCCTGGGCCTCTTCCACGGGTTCGACTGGTCAAGGTGGGTAACCGGGACGCCGGAAGAGCGCCTGACGCTACTGCCGGCCGCCCAGGAACACATCCTGGCCCAGGAGAAAGGCAAGGAAAGGTTGCTCGAGGCCGTCACCGAGCTTTCCAGAGCCTTTGCCCTGGCCGTGCCGCACAAGGAGGCGCTGCGCATCCGCGACGACGTGGGCTTCTTCCAGGCGGTGCGCTCCGTGCTGGCTAAAGGCGCCCCGGGCGAGCGCAGGCCCGAAGAGGAACTCGACCACGCCATCAGGCAAATCGTCTCTCGTGCCATTGCCCCGGAAGGGGTGGTTGACATCTTTGCCGCCGCAGGTCTGAAGAAGCCGGATATTTCCATCCTCTCGGATGAATTCCTCTCCGAAGTGCGCGCCATGCCGCAGAAGAACCTGGCCGTCGAATTGCTGCGCAAGCTCATTTCCGGTGAGATCAGGGCGCGGAGTCGCAAGAACCTGGTACAGGCGCGCTCCTTTGCGGCGATGCTTGAGCGGGCCATCCGTGGTTACCAGAATCGCGTTATAGAAGCAGCGCAGGTAATCGAAGAGCTCATTGCCTTGGCCAGAGAAATGCGCCGCGCAAACGAACGTGGCGAACAACTAGGCCTCACCGACGAGGAGTTGGCCTTCTACGATGCTCTGGTAACCAACGGTAACGCCGCCAGGGTCCTCGGTGACGAAACCCTGTGTACCCTTGCTCGCGAACTTACCGTTGCCGTGCGCAACAATGTAAGCATCGACTGGACCACGCGCGAGAACGTCCGCGCCGGCCTGCGTGTTATTGTCAAGCGCATTTTGCGCAAGTACGGCTACCCACCTGATAAACAGGACAAAGCCACGGAAACCGTGCTGGAGCAGGCCGAAGCTCTCTCCGAGGCCTGGGCACGGGACTAGTTCTCCCCACCAAAGCGGGTTCTTGCCCTTAGCAGCAGGATTCCGATGAGTTTCCGCAGAAAGGGACCGGCGGAGGGGCTGGATCTGTCTGTTTACGGATAATGTCCCTCGAGCGCCCGCCAGGTCGTGGTATACTTATGTGCAGAGCGTTTGAAGAAGGTCTCTGAGAAGGGTGAAGCCTCTTGAGTTCCCGGGTTCTGCGGGTAGCAAAGCGCGTTCTGGTAGGACTGGTGATCCTGGCGGTCGTGCTGTCGCTTGTGGTGGCTGCGGGCCGCTACCGCTCGGAGCAGGCAAATCGTACGGTGCAGGTGGCGCTGGACTTCGGACAGGTAAGCCTTTTGAGCCGCGCCTTGGGGGTTCCCCGGGCGGAGTTGCTGGCAAGCCTGCGGGAGGCCGGGGCAGGGGCGATCCTGGTAAAGGAGCCCTTAGTATCGGAACTGGACGGGGAACTACTGTGGGGGATTTACCCCGTCTGGCTCCGGCTGGGCCGGGAGTTGGCGGCCGCGCCCTACCTGGAGCCCGAAGCAGCAGCCCAACTGCGGCCGGATTACTCCTACCTGGTCTTTGACGCTCCCCGCGTGGCCGAGGAAGTGGCCGCGCAGCTGGGGCGCAGGCTTCCCGGCGGCTCGGTACGCCTCTTGCCGGCAGGGGAGTTTTCTCTGGTGGAGCTTTCATGGACCAAGTCGGACCTCTCCGCGCTCAAGGTGGGCATAGGTCTCGCCGGTTTCCCCTGGGAGGAAGTAGAACGGGCCGGCGTAAAGGTGATACCGCAGCTGCGGCCCTGGCCGGCGGCGGATGCGGCCTCCGTCCGCGCCACCCTGGAAGAACTGTACCCACATAGGGATGATCTTTCTGCCCTTGCCTTCGACGGAGACCGGGTTCCCGGTTACCCGCGCTTTGTGTCCGACCTGGGCCGGGGGGTCCAGGAGCTGGACGTGCCGGTGGCCATTATCGAGTTCACCCAGCAGCAGGGACTGGCCTCCCTGGTGAAGCTCACCGGAAAACGGGCCGTCCGCCTGCACAGCATCCGGGCCGAGGAGGCCGAGACCCTTTCGCCGGCGCAGGCCGTGGCCCGGTTCGGCCTGGCCGCAGGAGAGCGTAACGTGCGCATCCTGGTGGTGCGCTTTGCCTTGGCGGCAGAGGGGGGTATGGCATCCTCCGACGCCGCGGCCTCGGCAAGAAGGTATCTGGAGTTTCTCAAAGAGGGCCTGGCGGCGCAGGGCCTTGCCCCGGGCGATCCGCGTCCCTTTACCCCCTTCCCGCTGCCGGGGGCGCTCTTCGGCCTCATCGGCCTGGGAGCCTGGGCGGCGGCGGTACTGCTCCTGCGCGAGCTGGGTCTTAGAGGCCGGATGCTGATCGGCCTCTCTGCTCTCGGCCTTGCCGGCTACCTGCTGCTCCTCCGCGCCGACTCTGTCCTCGCGCGGCAGGCGGCGGCGGCCGTGGCCGCCATCTCCTTCCCGACCCTGGGCGTCCTGCTCTGGCGCCGCGAGGAACCGTGCTCGGTCCCGCAGGCGCTCGGCCGTTTCGCCGTAACGGCTGCGCTTTCCCTGGTCGGTGCCGCCCTGGTGGTGGGGCTGCTGGGCGAGGTGGGGTTCATGCTCGCCGTGGACCAGTTCCTGGGGACCAAGGTGGCCCACCTCGCGCCCCCGGTACTCGTGGCGGCGGCGCTCTGGGGGCCGGGGAGCCGGGAAGAACTCCGGCGGCGCCTGGCCTCGCCGGTCAGCTGGCTGGCCCTAGTGGCGCTGGTGGTGCTGGCGCTGGCGGGATACGTTTACCTGATGCGCACCGGAAACGAGGGCACGGCCTTCGTTTCCTCCTGGGAGAGAGCCTTGCGCCAGTACCTGGACCAACTGTTGCTGGTGCGGCCGCGCACCAAGGAATTCCTTCTGGGGCATCCCCTGCTGCTTCTCAGCTATCGACTGGGTCGGCCGCGGCGGTACTGGCTGCTGTGGGCGGCCGGGAGCATCGGGCAGGCCTCGGTGGTCAACACCTTCGCCCACGTGCACACGCCCCTCGCGGTGAGCCTTCTGCGCACGGCGCACGGGCTCTGGCTGGGGGCCATAGCAGGGTTGATCCTGATCTGCCTCCTCGAAGGCTACAGGAGGCACCGGGCCCGCAGGGGAGGAACCGAGGGCGGTATTTGTACCCCGGAAAAGCCATAGGAATGATCTGGGGAGGGCGCGAAGCGTGGGAAACGGTTTGCGGGTGGCGGTACTGCTGGGAGGACGCTCCTCCGAGCGCGAGGTCTCCCTGCGCAGCGGGGAGGCGGTCTACCGGGCCCTGCTGCAGAAGGGCTACACGGCCTGGAAGATAGACGCCGGGGGAGACTTCATAAGGGAGTTGCTGCAAGACCGGCCGGACGTGGTCTTCATCGCCCTTCACGGCCGCTTCGGCGAAGACGGAACCGTGCAGGGGCTGCTCGAGCTCTTGGACCTTCCCTACACCGGTTCCGGGGTGCTGGCCAGCGCCCTGGCCATGGACAAGATCATGACCAAGCGCGTGCTGCTGCAGGCCGGCCTGCCTACGGCCGCCTTCCGGGTAGTTCGCGCGGATGAACTGGAGCCGGGACGGGTAGCGGAACTGGCGGCCGAACTGCTGGTACAATTCAGGGGTCGCCTGGTGGTGAAGGTACCCGAGGGGGGCTCGAGCATCGGGGTGTACTGGGCGGGCACGGTTGAAGAAACCGCGACGGCCCTGCTCCACGGCCTGGCCGAGGGCCCCGAGGTGCTGGTGGAGAAACACCTGCCGGGGGTGGAACTCACCGCACCGGTGCTCGGCAACCGGCAGCCGCGCGTGCTGCCTCTAATCGAGATCCTGCCGGCCAAGGGGTGCTACGACTACGAGGCCAAGTACACGCCGGGCGGGAGCCGGCACATCATCCCCCCCCGGGTGGAGCCCGCGCTGCAGAGGGAGGTAGAGGAACTGGCCCTGGCCGCCTACCGGCTCCTGGGCTGCGCCGGGTGCGCCCGCATAGATTTCAAGCTCGATGAAACCGGCCGGCCCATGATCCTGGAGGTTAACACCGTGCCCGGGTTTACGGAGACCAGCCTGGTGCCGGACTCCGCCCGGGCGGCGGGAATTGAATTTCCCGATCTGGTGGCCGAGTTGGTGGAGCTGGCCCTGGAAAGAAGAGCGCAAAGATAATCAAGGCGGGGCCGGGAAAACTAGGTTTGGAGGCGGCCCCGGCTCCGGAGGCCGCCTTAGACCGGGAGGAGTTGCCTTGCAAGGAGCGGAGCGCTTGTCGGAAAGGCTGGGGGCCATAGACGGGCGGGCCTACAAGGCCTACCAGAGTCTGGCCGGGGCCTACGCCTTTCCGGATTTCGAGCTTTTCATCGACCACGTTCAGGGCGACCCCTTTGCCGGCCCTTCCCGGGTGCGGGTGAGGCTGGGCAGGGACAAGCACCGGCTGCCACCCCACCTGCTGGACGGCCGGGAGCGGAGGGTTGCCACTGCGGATTTCCTGGCCCGGCAGGTCGCCGCGGCAATCAGGAAGCTGGCCAAAGGGCACCGGGGTACGGGACACAGCGGGCTCATAGCCATAGACGAGGGCGGGCAGGAGGTCCTGGAACGGACGGCGGTGGCCATAGACGAGGAATGGCTTGAGGCGAGGCTTTTCCTGGGTCTTCCTGCGGCCGGGCGCACGGTTCTGGCCCGCGAGGCCAGGGCCATGTTTTTCGAGGAGCTTCCGGCTATAGTGCGGGGCTCGCTCCTGTATTCTGCCCTCGACGGCCAGGCCCTGGCCGAACACGTGGCGCTCTACGAGGACCAGGAGTACATCCGCCGCGAGTTGCCCCACCTGGGCCTGGTGGCCTTCGTGGGCGAGGGGGCTGTTCTCCCCCGGCGGTCGGGTATCAGCGATGCCCCCATGCCGCGGGAGAAGGCGGTGCCCTTCGCGCCCCCGCCCGGCCTGACGGTGGAGTTCCAAACGCCCAACCACGGCCGGGTGCGGGGCATGGGAATCCCGGCGGGAGTCACCCTGATCGTGGGTGGCGGCTACCACGGCAAGTCTACCCTGCTCCGCGCCCTGGAAAGGGGCGTCTATAACCACATTCCCGGCGACGGCCGCGAGTGGGTCGTTACCGTGGCCGAGGCGGTAAAGATCCGCGCCGAGGACGGCCGGCGGGTGGAGAAGGTGGACATCAGCCCCTTCATCCGCAACCTCCCCTTCGGGCAGGACACCCGGCGCTTCAGCACCGAAGAAGCCAGCGGCAGCACCTCGCAGGCGGCCAACATCATGGAGGCTCTGGAACTGGGGGCGAAACTCCTGCTCATCGACGAGGACACCAGCGCCACCAACTTCATGATCCGGGACGAGCGCATGCAGCGGCTGGTGGTCAAAGAGAAGGAGCCGATCACTCCTTTCCTGGACAAGGTGCGCCAGCTATACCGGGAACGGGGCGTTTCCAGCATCCTGGTCGTCGGGGGCTCCGGAGACTACCTGGACGTGGCCGATACCGTAATCATGATGGACGAATACCGGCCTCGGGACGTCACCGCACGGGCAAGAGAAGTCGTGCGGGAATATCCGACCCGACGACAGCCCGAAGGCGGGGCCGGCTTCGGCTCGGTGCCGGCGCGAATCCCTCTGCCGGAAGGCTTCCATCCCCTGCGCCACGGAAAGGTAAAGGTAGAGGCCAAGGGTCTGCACAGCATCCGTTTCGGAGAGGAGACCGTGCTCCTCCAGTACGTGGAGCAACTGGTGGACCCCGCCCAGACGCGGGCCATCGCCGCCGCCATGCTTTATCTCGCGCAGAAATACGCCGGCCGGCTCACCCTGGCCCAGGCCGTGGCCCGGGTAATGGCGGACGTGGACCGGTACGGCCTGGAGGTGCTCTCCTCTCGCCGGAACGGCCCTCCGGGTGACCTGGCCCGGCCCCGGCCCTTCGAACTGGCCGCAGCCGTGAACCGGCTCCGCTCGCTGCGGGTGGCGGTCGCGGACGGGGAGGGGAGAAGGAAGGAGGCGGCCGGTGGCGAATAGTTAGGGGTGGCCGGCGGACGCCGGGAGGCGCAGGGGCGAGGTCGGAGCGCGGCCGACAGGCCTAACGCCAGAGGGCCAGTTGCTCCCTTAGGGCGGGGATTTCCTCCTCGGTGAACACCGGCACGCCCCGGCGCAGCAGGGCGGCGGTGGTAACGCCCGGCCCGGGGCGGAGAATGCCGCGGAAGGTGCCGTCGTAGACGCAGGTCTTGCCGCAGGAAGGGCTGCGCTCCTTCATTATCGCCGCGCCGGGTCTGAAGATGCGGACCATCCGCAGAGTGCGGTCGGCCGCAGTGAGAAAGGCGCCGGTCAGATCCTGGCCGGCGGCGTTGACCACCCGGGCGCAGCCGTCCAGCACCTGGTGCCCGTCGCCCCCGGCTATTTCGGCCGGAGGCCTCGGCACGGGCAGACGGGCGAGCAGCTCGGGGCATAGGGGAAGACAGCGCAAACCTGCAGTTTCCGCCAGGGCCCGCACTTCCGGGGAGGGGCGGGCGCGACCGTCGTAGCGGCAGGGGTAGCCCAGCAGGCAGGCGCTGACGATCAGTGTAGTCACGATTTTGCCCTCGCTTGGTTCTTGACTGTGGAAAAGTGGAAAAGCTTGTGCACAAGGGCGGGGCAGCATCCAATTATTGACCAAAGGTGACCGGATATGACGTTATTTTCCAGTCAGCGAAGACCACGCCCCGTGCGTGCCGGACTGATCACCATGCTTATTATAGCCATAGGTTGGGCGGCGGGGGAAGCGGCAGTTCTTCCCTATTGGCCGCAAGGAGAACGGGTGCTGGGAACCGTGGGCTGGGTGGTAGCGGTCTTTGCCGGCTGCTCGGTGGCGCAGGCGAAGGCACGCGGGATCCGCTTTTCCTACCCGGCCGAGCGGGTAGCCCTGGCGGCAATGGGCCTGGCGGCGGCGGGAGAACTGGCCGCAGCCGGGATAGGGTGGGGTTCAGGCCCGGATTGGGCAGACTCGTTGTTGCGGGCGGGTCTCGCTGTCCTGGCGATGGCGGCTGCGGTGAGAGTGGCGGGAATGGCGGTAAAGGCGAGGAGGACGAGCAGGTATGAAGCTTACGCCCAACGCACTTACTATATTGGAGAAGCGCTACTTAAGGAGAGAGAATAACCGGCTGGTGGAAACGCCCGAGGAGATGTTCCGGAGGGTAGCCCGGGCGGTGGCGGCCGCCGAGCGCATATTCCGGCCGGACATTGGCGAAGCAGAACTGGCCGCGATCGAAGACAAGTTCTACACGCTGATGACCGAACTCGACTTCCTGCCCAACAGCCCCACCCTCATGAACGCCGGTAGGGAACTGGGGCAGCTTTCCGCCTGCTTTGTCCTCCCGGTAGGGGATAGCATGGAAGAGATTTTTACCGCGCTCAAGGACGCCGCCCTCATACATAAGTCCGGCGGCGGCACGGGCTTCAGCTTCTCCCGGCTGCGCCCCAAGAACAGCCCGGTGCGCAGCACCGGCGGGGTGGCATCGGGCCCGGTTTCCTTCATGAAGGTCTTCAACGCCGCCACCGAGGCCATAAAGCAGGGGGGCACGCGCCGCGGTGCCAACATGGGCATGCTGCGGGTGGACCACCCGGACGTTCTGGAGTTCATTCGAAGCAAGCGGGATAACCGGGAACTGACCAACTTTAACATCTCGGTTGCCCTCACCGGGGAATTCATGCAGGCGCTGGAAAACGACGACTACTACGAGCTCAAGTTCAACGGGCGGGTATACGACCGGCTGAAAGCCCGTGAGGTGTTCGACCTCATCGTTGAGCATGCCTGGGCCAACGGCGAGCCGGGCATAGTGTTCCTGGACCGGCTGAACGAGGGCAACCCCACCCCCGAACTGGGCGAGATCGAGGCCACCAACCCCTGCGTGACCGGGGATACGTGGGTAACCACCAGTGAAGGCCCCCGCCAGGTGTGCGAGCTGGTGGGCCGTCCCTTTGAGGCGGTGGTTAATGGGGCAGCTTACCGCTCGGGCAGGGAAGGCTTTTTCCGCACGGCGGTAAAACCGGTCGTGAGGCTACGTACCCGGGAAGGTTATAGCCTGCGCCTGACCTCAGACCACCGGCTCTTGCGCGTAGTTGACCGCACCCGCTACCGTATCAGTTACGAGTGGGTACCGGTCAAGGAGCTGAAGCCCGGCGACCAGATACTCCTGCATAACCACCGGTCCCTGGCGGGCTGGCCCGGCGAACTTACCGAGGGCGAAGGGTACCTACTCGGCCTCCTGGTGGGGGACGGGGTACTGAAAGAGGACACCGCCGTTCTTTCGGTTTGGGCAAGAGAACAGGCAGTGCCCGGCTTGACCTCAGAGAGTGGCGCGGGCTCAATTATGGAACTGGCCTTGAGCTATGCTGTGAACCTGCCTCACCGTTCCGGCTTTCGCGGCTGGTTTCCGATTTCCGGGCGCAGTGAATTCCGCCTTAAATCCGCGCCTCTGAAGACGCTGGCCGAGCGCATGGGCCTGCGCCCGGGCAAGAAGACGGTTACCCGGGAAATAGAACGCGCCTCATCCGAGGGTTACCGGGGTTTCTTGCGTGGCCTCTTCGACAGCGACGGCTCGGTGCAGGGAAGTCAGGAAAAAGGCGCTAGTATTCGTCTTGCTCAAAGCAACCTTGAGCTTCTCAAGGCCGTCCAGCGTATGCTCCTTCGCCTGGGGATTGTGAGCACCGTATATGAGGAACGACGTCCGGTCGGCGCAAGACCCATGCCGGATGGCAAGGGAGGCAAGCGCGATTATGACGCAAAGGCCCAGCATGAACTGGTTATCTCAGGGGATAACCTGGCTGCCTTTGCGGCACGCATCGGCTTTGGCGACCGGGAAAAGGCGGAGAAACTCACCCGGCTTCTCGGTGCCTACCGGCGCAAAATGAACCGGGAAAAGTTCCTGGCTACGGTCTTATCCGTGGAGGAGGAGGGAGTAGAGGAAGTATACGATGTCCGAATCCCCGGCGTCAACGCTTTCGACGCCAATGGAATCTATGCCCACAACTGCGGGGAGCAGCCGCTTCTGCCCTACGAGGCCTGCAACCTGGGCTCGGTGAATCTGGCCCAGATGGTGGAAGACGGGCGCATCGTGTGGGATCGACTCAAAGAGGTGGTAGCCTGGTCGGTGCGGTTCCTGGACAACGTCATCGAGGTCAACCGCTACCCTCTCCCGACCATCGAGCAACTGGCCCGGGGCAACCGCAAGATAGGGCTGGGCGTAATGGGATGGGCGGACATGCTCTTCCGTTTGGGCGTGCCCTACGACAGCGAGCAGGCGGTGGAACTTGCCCGCAAGGTAATGGGGTATATACAGGAGGTAGCGGTGACAACCTCACGTCAACTGGCCGAAGAGCGGGGGGACTTTCCCAACCTGGAACGAAGCATCTACCGGGGCCAGAGGAGGCGCAACGCCACCTGCACCACCATCGCACCCACCGGCACCATCAGCATGATCGCCGGCACCACCTCGGGAATAGAGCCGGTATTCTCCCTGGTCTACACCAAGAATGTGCTGGAAGGTGAGCAGCTGCTGGAGATCAATCCGGTATTCGAAGAGTACGTGCGCGGTGCGTTCGAGCCGGCCAAGGCGGAAAGCATCTTCCGAGAGGTGGCGCGGACCGGCTCCTGTCAGCACATCGGGGATATTCCGCCGGACGTGCGCCGGGTATTCGTAACCGCCCTGGAAATAGCGCCGGTATGGCATATCCGCATGCAGGCGGCCTTCCAGGAGTATACGGACAACGCCGTGAGCAAGACGGTTAATTTCCCCTACACCGCCACCCAGAAGGACGTAGAAGAAGTGTTCCTCCTGGCCTACCGGCTGGGCTGCAAGGGCGTAACCGTATACCGCTCGGGCAGCCGCGAAGAGGAAGTGCTGGTGCGGGGCCAGGGCGAAGCCAAACCAGGCGGGAAGAAGACCTATCCTCGCCCCCGGCCCAAGCGCACCCTCGGCGTAACCGAGCAGGTCAAGACCGGATGCGGGAAGATGTACATTACGGTCAACTTCGATCAGGAGGGCATAATCGAGACTTTCATCACCACCGGCTCTACCGGAGGGTGTCAGGGATTCGCCGAAGGGGTGAGCCGGCTGGTTTCCCTGGCCCTGCGGGCCAACATCGCCCCGGAGGCCATTATCGACCAGCTCACCTCGGTCAGTTGCCCCAACTTTCTCCGGCGCCGGGCCAAAGACCCCGGCCTGGTGGGCAAGTCCTGTCCGGACATCATCGGCCGCATTCTGGCCCACGAACTGGCGCGTACCGGGGGGGAGAAGCTGGAACAGGCGCTGCGGGAGGCGCTGGAAGAAACCGTCGTGGCCGCCGAGGACCCGGATAACGGCTGCCGGCCGGCCCCGGTGGACGAACTGGAACTCATTCGTCGCGGCATCTGCCCGGAGTGCGGTGCGCGGTTGCAGTACAGCGAGGGCTGCCTCGTTTGCCGCTGCGGGTTCAGTCGCTGCGAGTAATCCTGGCGGGCGAGGTGAGGGGCGGTTGCGGTTCGGTCCTGCCGGAGCTTCTCCCCTTTTTTACGCTCAGGGAGGCAAGAGCAGTCTTGAGGTTCCGGCCTGGCTGCACCGGCTGGGCCTGGAGGCTTTCGAGTACCAGTGCGGCCGCGGGGTAAACATAAAGGAAGACACCGCCCGGGCTCTGGGCCGGGAGGCAGGACGCTACGGCCTGGCCCTGAGTCTGCACGCTCCCTACTACATCAACCTGGCCGCCGAAGGCCCCGGCAGGGAGAATACCCGCCGGCACCTGCTGCGGGCGGTGGAGGCGGCCGCCTGGATGGGAGCGACCAAGGTGGTGTTCCACCCCGGCGCAGCAGGGACGGACCGCAGGCGCTCTCTGGAACTGGCCCAACGCCTGCTGGAGGAGGTCGTGGCAGAAATAGATCGGCCGGAGTTTGACGGCGTACTCCTGGCCCCCGAGACCACCGGCAAGGCCGGCCAACTGGGCTCCCTGGCGGAGGTTCTGGCCCTCTGCCGGGGGCGGACCCGGGTTGTACCCACCCTGGACTTCGCTC of Clostridia bacterium contains these proteins:
- a CDS encoding TSCPD domain-containing protein — protein: MKLTPNALTILEKRYLRRENNRLVETPEEMFRRVARAVAAAERIFRPDIGEAELAAIEDKFYTLMTELDFLPNSPTLMNAGRELGQLSACFVLPVGDSMEEIFTALKDAALIHKSGGGTGFSFSRLRPKNSPVRSTGGVASGPVSFMKVFNAATEAIKQGGTRRGANMGMLRVDHPDVLEFIRSKRDNRELTNFNISVALTGEFMQALENDDYYELKFNGRVYDRLKAREVFDLIVEHAWANGEPGIVFLDRLNEGNPTPELGEIEATNPCVTGDTWVTTSEGPRQVCELVGRPFEAVVNGAAYRSGREGFFRTAVKPVVRLRTREGYSLRLTSDHRLLRVVDRTRYRISYEWVPVKELKPGDQILLHNHRSLAGWPGELTEGEGYLLGLLVGDGVLKEDTAVLSVWAREQAVPGLTSESGAGSIMELALSYAVNLPHRSGFRGWFPISGRSEFRLKSAPLKTLAERMGLRPGKKTVTREIERASSEGYRGFLRGLFDSDGSVQGSQEKGASIRLAQSNLELLKAVQRMLLRLGIVSTVYEERRPVGARPMPDGKGGKRDYDAKAQHELVISGDNLAAFAARIGFGDREKAEKLTRLLGAYRRKMNREKFLATVLSVEEEGVEEVYDVRIPGVNAFDANGIYAHNCGEQPLLPYEACNLGSVNLAQMVEDGRIVWDRLKEVVAWSVRFLDNVIEVNRYPLPTIEQLARGNRKIGLGVMGWADMLFRLGVPYDSEQAVELARKVMGYIQEVAVTTSRQLAEERGDFPNLERSIYRGQRRRNATCTTIAPTGTISMIAGTTSGIEPVFSLVYTKNVLEGEQLLEINPVFEEYVRGAFEPAKAESIFREVARTGSCQHIGDIPPDVRRVFVTALEIAPVWHIRMQAAFQEYTDNAVSKTVNFPYTATQKDVEEVFLLAYRLGCKGVTVYRSGSREEEVLVRGQGEAKPGGKKTYPRPRPKRTLGVTEQVKTGCGKMYITVNFDQEGIIETFITTGSTGGCQGFAEGVSRLVSLALRANIAPEAIIDQLTSVSCPNFLRRRAKDPGLVGKSCPDIIGRILAHELARTGGEKLEQALREALEETVVAAEDPDNGCRPAPVDELELIRRGICPECGARLQYSEGCLVCRCGFSRCE
- a CDS encoding TIM barrel protein; this encodes MRFGPAGASPLFYAQGGKSSLEVPAWLHRLGLEAFEYQCGRGVNIKEDTARALGREAGRYGLALSLHAPYYINLAAEGPGRENTRRHLLRAVEAAAWMGATKVVFHPGAAGTDRRRSLELAQRLLEEVVAEIDRPEFDGVLLAPETTGKAGQLGSLAEVLALCRGRTRVVPTLDFAHLYARDGGRPASEEDFARVLEAVAESLGAQVLHDLHLHFSPIEFTRAGERRHGNLLDPGLGPDFVPLARALCAAGADGTLICESADRQAEDALAYQEAWRRIAEGGKGNCPR